One stretch of Bacteroidia bacterium DNA includes these proteins:
- a CDS encoding glycosyltransferase family 2 protein, with translation MKKELRPYISIVSPVYGAEKLLDALVERIGNSMKQITESYEIILVEDHSPDRSWEKIEENARLDSRIKGVKLSRNYGQHYAITAGLDHSSGKWVVVMDCDLQDRPEEIINLYNKAQEGWDVVLARRYDRQDGRLKKWFSRSFYKVLSYLTGSSIDPSIANFGIYHKNVVESICSMRESIRYFPSMVKWVGFNSTSVNVKHAERAAGSSGYNFGKLLKLAVDIMLAYSDKPLLITVQIGILISMFSFVAAIVYFIMAVTGKIQVMGFASLIVSIWFLSGLIILTLGIMGLYIGKTFEGVKNRPIYLVAKRVNVNEAEEEIVLGQKESK, from the coding sequence GTGAAGAAAGAGCTACGTCCGTATATTTCAATTGTCAGCCCTGTGTACGGGGCGGAAAAGCTGTTGGATGCGCTGGTAGAGCGGATCGGGAATTCCATGAAGCAGATAACGGAGAGCTATGAGATCATCCTAGTGGAAGACCACAGTCCGGACCGTTCATGGGAAAAAATCGAAGAGAATGCCCGCCTGGATTCACGGATAAAGGGCGTGAAGCTAAGCCGCAATTATGGACAGCACTACGCAATCACAGCAGGACTTGACCATTCATCAGGCAAATGGGTGGTGGTAATGGACTGCGACCTTCAGGACCGGCCGGAGGAGATCATTAATCTTTACAATAAAGCACAGGAAGGCTGGGATGTAGTATTAGCAAGAAGATATGACCGGCAGGATGGCAGGCTTAAGAAATGGTTCAGCCGGTCATTCTACAAGGTGCTGTCTTATCTCACCGGCTCCAGTATTGATCCTTCAATAGCCAATTTTGGCATCTATCATAAAAATGTGGTAGAGTCAATTTGCAGCATGCGCGAAAGCATCCGGTATTTCCCGTCCATGGTTAAATGGGTGGGTTTCAACTCGACCTCAGTAAACGTGAAACATGCTGAACGCGCAGCAGGCAGTAGCGGGTACAACTTCGGGAAGCTGCTGAAACTGGCAGTGGACATTATGCTGGCTTATAGCGATAAGCCATTGCTCATTACTGTGCAGATCGGGATCCTCATCTCAATGTTTTCTTTTGTTGCCGCCATCGTCTATTTTATTATGGCGGTTACCGGTAAGATCCAGGTGATGGGATTTGCCAGCCTTATTGTTTCTATCTGGTTTTTATCCGGATTGATCATCCTCACTCTGGGGATAATGGGATTGTATATCGGAAAAACTTTTGAAGGCGTAAAAAACCGTCCGATTTACCTGGTGGCTAAACGGGTAAATGTGAATGAAGCCGAAGAAGAAATTGTGTTAGGCCAGAAGGAAAGCAAATAA
- a CDS encoding glycosyltransferase family 39 protein — translation MRLRLGLQKYMTLSDKKVFGVSSPGFLLILATLVKILVIYFFYQKVVGYDGNVATIQTGYGWSGLVESMQRGEYELNSQSGLSDLYDLNAKALRTPLYALFLYALTFLGPFASWIAVIVQSIVTSLVAWFGYKIIRRFTTNDRLPLIGVAGLFIFPMNFLKSGTIDDAPMMLMFSLISAYYLILYFQQGQRHLRFLIWGAAFMGFAILTRTILMPVFMALCLYMLIFTRKRWLNTAVFITMFYLVLSPWIIRNYAIYDQIVIIDGTNRFFVITQSDEFIERFPETSIDDIERSYLREYHETHPYLSDLDALELNREFGRLAVEEFKEDPWNMVEATFVKLKVFLPYKIFPERENNTIKSIVYVIPYLISLLLFLYALVWKRHFNHQLNIMLVFVVCYAAVGVVFLLLSRHFYPLIVYMALYGLMVLGADETRKKSLTAVNQAI, via the coding sequence ATGCGGCTGCGTTTAGGATTACAGAAGTATATGACATTAAGCGATAAGAAGGTGTTTGGAGTGAGCTCGCCAGGATTTCTATTAATCCTTGCCACCCTTGTAAAAATTCTCGTAATCTATTTTTTCTATCAGAAAGTGGTGGGATATGATGGAAATGTTGCAACCATTCAAACCGGATACGGATGGTCCGGCCTGGTGGAAAGCATGCAACGCGGAGAATATGAACTCAATTCCCAATCCGGCCTCAGTGACCTTTATGACCTGAATGCAAAAGCGCTGCGGACGCCTCTTTATGCTTTGTTCCTGTATGCTCTTACCTTTCTTGGGCCCTTTGCCTCATGGATTGCGGTGATCGTGCAAAGCATTGTAACCTCTCTGGTTGCATGGTTTGGCTATAAAATTATCAGGCGTTTTACAACAAATGACAGGCTTCCTCTTATCGGAGTTGCCGGGCTTTTTATTTTCCCGATGAATTTCTTGAAGTCGGGAACCATAGACGATGCACCGATGATGCTGATGTTTTCACTGATCTCAGCCTATTATCTCATTCTCTATTTTCAGCAAGGGCAGCGGCATCTCCGCTTTTTGATATGGGGCGCAGCTTTTATGGGATTTGCTATTCTGACGCGCACCATCCTGATGCCGGTCTTCATGGCCCTGTGCCTCTATATGCTGATTTTCACCCGGAAACGCTGGTTGAACACAGCGGTATTTATCACCATGTTCTACCTGGTACTTTCTCCCTGGATCATTCGCAATTATGCCATTTATGATCAAATCGTCATTATTGACGGAACGAACCGGTTTTTTGTCATTACCCAGTCAGATGAATTTATTGAGCGCTTTCCGGAAACTTCTATTGACGACATAGAGCGTTCTTATCTGAGAGAATACCATGAAACGCATCCTTACCTTAGTGATCTTGATGCCCTGGAACTGAACAGAGAATTTGGACGGCTGGCGGTGGAAGAATTCAAGGAAGATCCCTGGAATATGGTGGAGGCGACTTTCGTGAAATTAAAAGTATTTCTGCCATATAAAATATTTCCGGAAAGGGAGAACAATACCATTAAAAGCATAGTATACGTGATCCCATACTTAATTTCACTTCTCCTATTTCTGTATGCGCTTGTCTGGAAGCGCCACTTTAATCATCAGCTTAATATCATGCTGGTCTTTGTGGTATGTTATGCTGCAGTTGGAGTTGTATTCCTGCTGCTAAGTCGGCACTTTTATCCGCTTATCGTATACATGGCGCTATATGGCCTTATGGTATTAGGAGCAGATGAAACAAGGAAGAAATCATTAACGGCCGTAAATCAGGCGATTTAA
- a CDS encoding glycosyltransferase family 4 protein, whose protein sequence is MKKVLIVQNIPNPYRIPLFNELHTQLQQKGIDMKVVFGAATYKRRKFSLNLEDCHFDFEILKSSLVYSGKSEIPFFGYNGLLRTVIKEKPDLIIIIGFSLGTFKLWLRSFFSSIPFLIWSGSITTKGRKDSPNRRRFRKALAARAAGFVAYGTKAKEYLMELGVPAEKIHIGINTTDISYFRERVKKVGRKLSGSRKNLLTIGYLTRGKRIDLLLQAIKHLSRIRQDFVLKIVGAGAIEEELKQLAAELQVEPYVSFEGFQQKTEIPGYLAEASVFLFPSEYDIWGLVLVEALAAGVPAISSIHAGATMDLIVEGKTGFAMDFEDTEAVAKKIDWLLENPEEAARIGAAAQYHIETETSLAKSAAGFVQAIEENLN, encoded by the coding sequence GTGAAGAAAGTACTGATCGTTCAAAACATTCCGAATCCATACAGAATACCGCTCTTTAATGAGTTGCATACTCAACTGCAGCAGAAAGGGATTGATATGAAAGTGGTTTTTGGTGCTGCTACCTACAAGCGCAGAAAATTTTCACTGAACCTTGAGGACTGCCATTTTGATTTTGAAATATTGAAGTCCTCACTCGTTTATTCAGGCAAATCGGAAATTCCATTTTTTGGATACAACGGATTGTTGCGAACGGTAATAAAGGAAAAGCCGGACCTGATCATCATTATTGGGTTTTCTTTGGGAACATTCAAGCTTTGGCTGCGAAGTTTTTTCTCCTCAATCCCATTCCTGATCTGGAGTGGGAGCATCACTACTAAGGGGAGGAAGGATTCTCCCAACCGCAGGCGATTCAGAAAGGCGTTGGCCGCAAGGGCTGCCGGATTCGTGGCGTACGGCACAAAAGCCAAAGAGTATTTGATGGAACTGGGCGTACCGGCTGAGAAGATCCACATTGGAATCAACACCACTGACATCAGCTATTTTCGGGAGCGCGTGAAGAAGGTGGGGCGCAAGCTTTCCGGCAGCCGCAAGAATTTGCTTACAATAGGCTACCTTACCCGTGGAAAGCGCATTGATCTTCTGCTGCAGGCCATAAAACACCTTAGCCGGATACGACAGGATTTTGTCCTGAAAATTGTAGGAGCAGGAGCAATAGAGGAGGAACTGAAACAATTGGCCGCAGAACTTCAGGTGGAGCCGTACGTTAGTTTTGAGGGTTTTCAGCAAAAAACGGAGATTCCGGGATACCTGGCAGAGGCAAGTGTATTCCTGTTTCCTAGTGAATATGATATATGGGGGCTGGTTTTGGTTGAAGCGTTGGCAGCAGGCGTACCGGCAATTTCGTCAATTCATGCGGGAGCAACCATGGATTTGATCGTGGAGGGTAAAACCGGTTTCGCAATGGACTTTGAAGATACTGAAGCCGTGGCGAAGAAAATTGACTGGTTGCTTGAGAATCCTGAAGAGGCTGCCAGAATAGGAGCTGCGGCCCAATACCATATTGAAACGGAGACAAGCCTGGCGAAAAGTGCCGCAGGATTTGTACAGGCCATTGAGGAAAATTTAAATTAA
- a CDS encoding glycosyltransferase has translation MRILHICGSFEKGGVTAFVKNMLVLNSEFVSTHDLMVIHESNEVEAPGGATIYNMTRDLSFFKAGTFYSIFSQYEGIIIHKAHPALLIPLMRCAASKLIFQHGMTMSKGGALKKAIKGTWYSQLPRLLKAKVVCSTQYALEKARLSGIEIADSDAFITPFGIDLKRKETPKEYGAPLKSRLVVGTAGRLEEIKRFGLLLQSLMNYSGRPIELRIAGEGNLRGELEALAAKLPTAHVQVQFTGNLSDLIPFYDDLDIFVFPSHNESFGLVVVEALARNIPVAVFPDIGGALEVMEDEKNGFVMKPGKEGLKELWDKLDNNPEILSTMSQYICNTDLSVYNIIATRKTMDNLIRKMKLS, from the coding sequence GTGAGGATTCTGCATATATGCGGTTCATTTGAGAAGGGAGGAGTAACAGCATTTGTAAAAAACATGCTGGTGTTGAATAGCGAATTCGTTTCCACCCACGATCTTATGGTAATCCATGAGTCCAATGAAGTGGAAGCACCCGGAGGCGCCACAATATATAATATGACCCGCGACCTTTCCTTTTTCAAGGCAGGAACTTTTTACTCCATTTTTTCTCAATACGAAGGGATTATTATTCACAAGGCCCATCCGGCCCTCCTGATTCCCCTGATGAGGTGCGCTGCATCTAAGCTCATCTTTCAGCACGGAATGACGATGAGCAAGGGTGGAGCGCTGAAAAAAGCCATCAAAGGAACCTGGTATTCACAGTTGCCGCGACTGCTCAAGGCAAAGGTGGTTTGTTCCACCCAATATGCTCTGGAAAAGGCCCGACTGTCAGGCATTGAAATAGCAGATAGTGATGCTTTTATAACACCCTTCGGAATAGACCTGAAGCGAAAGGAAACCCCGAAAGAATATGGTGCTCCACTGAAAAGCCGTCTGGTGGTGGGAACTGCCGGAAGACTTGAAGAGATAAAGCGCTTTGGGCTTTTGCTCCAATCCCTGATGAACTACAGCGGACGGCCCATAGAATTGCGGATAGCAGGAGAGGGGAACCTCCGTGGTGAACTGGAAGCATTGGCAGCCAAATTACCGACAGCGCATGTTCAGGTACAATTTACCGGCAACCTCAGCGATCTGATCCCCTTCTATGATGATCTGGATATTTTTGTTTTTCCCAGCCACAACGAGTCTTTCGGACTGGTGGTGGTAGAGGCGCTGGCCCGGAATATCCCGGTGGCAGTTTTTCCTGATATTGGAGGAGCCCTGGAGGTGATGGAAGATGAGAAGAACGGTTTTGTAATGAAGCCGGGAAAAGAAGGGCTAAAGGAACTGTGGGACAAACTGGATAATAATCCTGAGATTTTAAGCACAATGAGCCAGTACATTTGCAACACCGACCTCTCTGTCTACAATATTATCGCTACCCGGAAAACGATGGACAACCTTATCCGGAAGATGAAACTAAGTTAA
- the rffA gene encoding dTDP-4-amino-4,6-dideoxygalactose transaminase translates to MNNTPFNKPYLSGKETQYIEDAVRSGKISGDGIYTAKCHKFFEERFGFNKTLLTTSCTDALEMCGILLDIQPGDEVMLPSFTFVSTANAFLLRGANLIFADSMAMNPNMDASRIEELITPRTKAIVVVHYAGIACDMGKIMDLAEKHELYVVEDAAQAIDSYYNGKPLGSIGNLGAFSFHETKNVISGEGGMIALNDKKFQNRAEIIREKGTNRSAFFRGEVDKYGWVDIGSSFLPSDIIAAFLFAQLENLDDIQQKRRKIWDKYDELLQPLREEGRLQLPQIPGYATNNGHMYYIVCNGLEERSALIAHLKKKGIMAVFHYISLHSSHLYRNRYKGMALTEADRYTNSLVRLPLFYDLTMEEVARIAEEIKSFYKQYHRQSSPHVATLNT, encoded by the coding sequence ATGAACAATACTCCGTTTAACAAGCCGTATCTGTCAGGAAAGGAAACTCAGTATATTGAGGATGCGGTGAGATCCGGAAAAATTTCAGGAGATGGCATTTATACTGCGAAATGCCACAAGTTTTTTGAGGAGCGATTCGGTTTTAATAAAACCCTGCTCACCACTTCCTGCACTGATGCGCTGGAAATGTGTGGAATATTGTTGGACATTCAACCGGGAGATGAGGTAATGCTGCCGTCTTTTACTTTCGTATCAACCGCCAACGCTTTTCTGCTGCGGGGAGCGAATCTCATTTTTGCCGACAGCATGGCCATGAATCCTAACATGGACGCTTCCCGGATTGAAGAATTGATCACTCCCCGGACGAAGGCAATTGTCGTGGTGCATTATGCCGGTATTGCATGCGATATGGGAAAAATCATGGATCTGGCTGAAAAGCATGAACTGTATGTGGTGGAAGATGCGGCACAGGCTATTGATTCCTATTATAATGGCAAACCGCTTGGCTCCATAGGAAATCTTGGTGCTTTTTCATTTCATGAAACCAAGAATGTTATTTCAGGAGAAGGCGGGATGATCGCCTTAAACGACAAGAAATTTCAAAACCGCGCTGAAATAATCCGGGAGAAAGGAACGAATCGCTCAGCCTTTTTCAGGGGCGAGGTTGACAAATATGGCTGGGTGGATATTGGCTCTTCTTTTTTACCATCGGATATTATTGCCGCGTTTCTTTTCGCCCAGCTCGAAAATCTTGATGACATTCAGCAAAAACGCAGGAAGATCTGGGACAAATATGATGAACTGCTGCAACCGCTCAGAGAGGAGGGACGGCTTCAGCTTCCGCAAATTCCCGGGTATGCTACCAACAATGGACACATGTATTATATCGTGTGTAACGGGCTGGAAGAAAGATCGGCTTTGATTGCTCATTTAAAGAAAAAGGGGATTATGGCAGTATTTCATTATATCTCCTTGCATTCCTCTCATTTGTACCGGAACAGGTATAAAGGAATGGCGCTTACAGAAGCTGACCGATATACGAATTCTCTGGTACGATTGCCCTTGTTTTACGACCTGACAATGGAAGAAGTAGCACGAATAGCTGAAGAAATAAAGAGCTTTTATAAGCAGTATCACAGGCAAAGTTCGCCACACGTTGCAACCTTAAATACCTGA